In one window of Nakamurella alba DNA:
- a CDS encoding ABC transporter substrate-binding protein, with the protein MILRRTTASTRSRTRVVLAALAGSALVLVSACSAGSSVTPSSSAAQTTTPSTAAPSSGGSGTESAPPSSDGSATGSSQAPVSDAALSIGFILEPTSLDFTTTDGAAIPQVLLTNVYETLVKLDQSGQIVPGLASAWEVSDDNKTYTFTLQDGVTFSDGSEFTAEDAKFSIDRVTSDWTVAIKAGMDVVDSTEVVSPTELKVTLKQPSNSWLFRMTGRIGAMFSEDGVADLANTAIGTGPYTLQTWNRGTSIVLERNPDYWGTAPSVKTVTFQYFKDADAMNSALLTGSIQVVSTLQSPETIDQFADTSKYKIIEGATDGEVMMTLNDGKAPLNDVKVRQAINYALDKQAILDGAWGGYGTVIGSHESPNDPWFVDLADKYPHDVEKAKALLAEAGQSDLTLNLALPPVPYAQAAAPIIVSQLAEAGITVNASNVTFPVWLDQVFGKADYDMTIINHVEPRDVTTIWGNPEYYTRYDNPEVQKLFADGDAGTEEEYVADYKKAVEILADDAAAAWLWSFPNLMVADVNVQGLPQNAVGESFVLANLSVS; encoded by the coding sequence ATGATCCTGCGCAGGACCACCGCCAGTACCCGCTCCCGGACCCGCGTGGTCCTGGCCGCCCTCGCCGGGTCCGCCCTCGTCCTGGTCTCGGCCTGTTCCGCCGGCTCCTCGGTCACCCCGAGCAGCAGTGCGGCCCAGACCACCACCCCGAGCACGGCCGCTCCGTCGTCCGGCGGCTCCGGTACCGAAAGTGCGCCGCCGAGCAGCGACGGCAGCGCCACCGGTTCCAGCCAGGCCCCGGTCAGCGATGCCGCGCTGAGCATCGGTTTCATCCTGGAGCCGACCAGCCTCGACTTCACCACCACCGACGGCGCGGCGATCCCGCAGGTGCTGCTCACCAACGTCTACGAGACCCTGGTCAAGCTCGACCAGTCCGGGCAGATCGTGCCGGGACTCGCGTCGGCGTGGGAGGTCTCGGACGACAACAAGACCTACACCTTCACCCTGCAGGACGGGGTGACCTTCTCCGACGGCTCCGAGTTCACCGCCGAGGACGCGAAGTTCTCGATCGACCGGGTCACCAGCGACTGGACGGTCGCGATCAAGGCCGGCATGGACGTCGTCGACTCGACGGAGGTGGTCTCGCCGACCGAGCTCAAGGTGACCCTGAAGCAGCCGAGCAACTCCTGGCTGTTCCGGATGACCGGCCGCATCGGCGCGATGTTCTCCGAGGACGGCGTCGCCGACCTGGCCAACACCGCCATCGGGACCGGCCCGTACACGCTGCAGACCTGGAACCGCGGCACCTCGATCGTGCTGGAGCGCAACCCCGACTACTGGGGCACCGCACCGTCGGTGAAGACCGTGACGTTCCAGTACTTCAAGGACGCGGACGCGATGAACAGCGCCTTGCTGACCGGCAGCATCCAGGTCGTTTCCACGCTGCAGTCGCCGGAGACGATCGACCAGTTCGCCGACACCAGCAAGTACAAGATCATCGAGGGCGCGACCGACGGCGAGGTCATGATGACCCTCAACGACGGCAAGGCCCCGCTGAACGACGTCAAGGTGCGGCAGGCGATCAACTACGCGTTGGACAAGCAGGCGATCCTGGACGGCGCCTGGGGCGGCTACGGCACGGTGATCGGATCGCACGAGTCGCCCAACGACCCGTGGTTCGTCGACCTCGCCGACAAGTACCCGCACGACGTGGAGAAGGCGAAGGCGCTGCTGGCCGAGGCCGGCCAGTCCGACCTGACGCTGAACCTGGCGCTGCCGCCGGTCCCGTACGCGCAGGCCGCCGCGCCGATCATCGTGTCCCAGCTGGCCGAGGCCGGCATCACCGTCAACGCCTCGAACGTCACGTTCCCGGTGTGGCTGGACCAGGTTTTCGGCAAGGCCGACTACGACATGACGATCATCAACCACGTCGAGCCGCGGGACGTCACCACCATCTGGGGCAACCCTGAGTACTACACCCGGTACGACAACCCGGAGGTGCAGAAGCTCTTCGCCGACGGCGATGCCGGGACCGAGGAGGAGTACGTCGCGGACTACAAGAAGGCCGTGGAGATCCTCGCCGACGATGCGGCTGCGGCCTGGCTCTGGTCCTTCCCGAACCTGATGGTCGCCGACGTCAACGTCCAGGGTCTGCCGCAGAACGCGGTCGGCGAGTCCTTCGTGCTGGCGAACCTCTCGGTGAGCTGA
- a CDS encoding ABC transporter permease, with product MSAVAWQVLRRLLIFLAGIAVASVVVFWLLSGIGDPARIRLGLGATDESVAAMRAQMGLDRSLVTQYLDWAGGAIRGDFGVSYVSDAAIGPQLFDRLAVTLWLVFGAMILSILIAVPLGMAAAMWHRRWSGTLISGIAQLGVAVPAFLVGFLLIAVFAVKLGWFPSGGYVVPAQDPLGFLHRMVLPWLSLGLVQAAVLTRYVRSAVLDEMGQDYLRTARSKGLTPWQAMIRHGLRNASIPVLTVIGLQMITILVGAVVVEQVFVIPGIGSWLVDMVGNQDILAVQAIVITLVAIALLVSFVVDVIYLLVDPRLRVRRS from the coding sequence GTGAGCGCCGTCGCCTGGCAGGTGCTGCGCCGCCTGCTGATCTTCCTCGCCGGCATCGCGGTGGCGTCGGTGGTGGTGTTCTGGCTGCTGTCCGGGATCGGGGATCCGGCCCGGATCCGGCTCGGCCTGGGCGCCACCGACGAGTCCGTCGCCGCGATGCGGGCGCAGATGGGGCTGGACCGCTCGCTGGTCACCCAGTACCTGGACTGGGCCGGCGGGGCGATCCGCGGCGACTTCGGCGTCAGCTACGTCTCCGACGCCGCCATCGGGCCGCAGCTGTTCGACCGGCTCGCGGTGACGCTCTGGCTGGTGTTCGGCGCGATGATCCTGTCGATCCTGATCGCCGTACCTCTGGGCATGGCGGCGGCGATGTGGCACCGGCGCTGGTCCGGCACGCTGATCTCCGGGATCGCCCAGCTCGGCGTCGCGGTGCCGGCCTTCCTGGTCGGGTTCCTGCTGATCGCGGTCTTCGCGGTGAAGCTCGGCTGGTTCCCGTCCGGCGGCTACGTGGTGCCGGCGCAGGACCCGCTCGGGTTCCTGCACCGGATGGTGCTGCCGTGGCTCTCGCTCGGCCTGGTGCAGGCGGCGGTGCTGACCCGGTACGTACGCAGCGCCGTGCTGGACGAGATGGGCCAGGACTACCTGCGCACCGCCCGGTCCAAGGGCCTGACCCCGTGGCAGGCGATGATCCGGCACGGGCTGCGCAACGCCTCGATCCCGGTGTTGACCGTGATCGGGTTGCAGATGATCACGATCCTGGTGGGTGCGGTGGTGGTGGAGCAGGTGTTCGTCATCCCGGGCATCGGGTCCTGGCTGGTCGACATGGTCGGCAACCAGGACATCCTCGCGGTGCAGGCCATCGTGATCACCCTGGTCGCGATCGCCCTGCTGGTCTCGTTCGTCGTCGACGTGATCTACCTGCTGGTGGATCCCCGGCTCCGGGTGCGCCGGTCGTGA
- a CDS encoding ABC transporter permease, with translation MSSGDRRGRGLLRTGLVLVVFVVLVAVVSFFWTPWSTIYTDVANRHAGPFTAGHFLGTDLRGRDMASLLMAGARTTLYAGLLAVGIAAVIGTPLGILAGMLPRGWTEFILRVTDLWLAFPALLMALIFATIFGSSVTTAMVAIGISTIPSFIRVVRAGTMVVMTTDYVQAARVAGRGRIGIAVRHVLPNVAGLVIVQISVAYAIAILAEAALSYLGLGAGPTTPSWGRMLFDNKAALQAGYPSLLLWPGLAIAIAVLGFNLLGDGLRDRFDPRLAGR, from the coding sequence GTGTCGTCCGGCGACCGGCGCGGCCGCGGGCTGCTGCGCACCGGCCTGGTGCTGGTGGTGTTCGTGGTGCTGGTGGCGGTGGTGTCGTTCTTCTGGACCCCGTGGTCGACGATCTACACCGACGTGGCCAATCGGCACGCCGGCCCGTTCACCGCCGGGCACTTCCTGGGCACCGACCTGCGCGGTCGGGACATGGCGTCATTGCTGATGGCCGGGGCCCGCACCACGCTGTACGCCGGGCTGCTGGCGGTCGGTATCGCGGCGGTGATCGGCACCCCGCTGGGCATTCTGGCCGGCATGCTGCCGCGTGGCTGGACCGAGTTCATCCTCCGGGTGACCGACCTCTGGCTGGCCTTCCCGGCGCTGCTGATGGCGCTGATCTTCGCCACCATCTTCGGCAGTTCGGTGACCACCGCGATGGTGGCGATCGGCATCTCCACCATCCCGTCGTTCATCCGCGTGGTGCGCGCCGGGACCATGGTGGTGATGACCACGGACTACGTGCAGGCCGCACGGGTGGCCGGCCGCGGCCGGATCGGCATCGCCGTCCGGCACGTGCTGCCGAACGTCGCCGGCCTGGTGATCGTGCAGATCTCGGTCGCCTACGCGATCGCCATCCTGGCCGAGGCGGCGCTGTCCTACCTGGGTCTCGGCGCCGGTCCGACCACCCCGTCCTGGGGACGGATGCTCTTCGACAACAAGGCGGCGTTGCAGGCCGGCTACCCGAGCCTGCTGCTCTGGCCCGGGCTGGCGATCGCCATCGCCGTGCTCGGGTTCAACCTGCTCGGCGACGGCCTGCGGGACCGCTTCGACCCGAGGCTGGCCGGCCGATGA
- a CDS encoding ATP-binding cassette domain-containing protein codes for MTAPPMTAPLLTVAGLGVAAGRDTLVREVDLEIARNERVGIIGASGSGKTLTCLALAGLLPDGLTATGSVRMAGVDADLLHLSERRLAAVRGLRVGMVFQEPMTALNPTMTVGRQVAEVMLRHRTVPRRQVRGRVLELLAETGLPDPDRMVRSYPHQLSGGQRQRVVLAIALANAPDLLICDEPTTALDVTVQARVLELISSRSAAVDAAVLFISHDLAVVASLCDRILVMFDGRVVEAGSTVQVLTAPQHEHTKQLLADADLTVREGS; via the coding sequence ATGACCGCGCCCCCGATGACCGCGCCACTGCTGACCGTCGCCGGGCTGGGCGTCGCTGCCGGCCGCGACACGCTGGTGCGCGAGGTGGACCTGGAGATCGCCCGCAACGAGCGGGTCGGCATCATCGGTGCTTCCGGGTCCGGCAAGACGCTCACCTGCCTGGCGCTGGCCGGCCTGCTGCCGGACGGGCTCACCGCAACCGGCTCGGTGCGGATGGCCGGCGTCGACGCCGATCTGCTGCACCTGTCCGAGCGACGGCTGGCCGCCGTGCGCGGGCTGCGGGTCGGCATGGTGTTCCAGGAGCCGATGACCGCGCTGAACCCGACGATGACCGTCGGCCGTCAGGTCGCCGAGGTGATGCTGCGGCACCGGACCGTGCCGCGTCGCCAGGTCCGCGGCCGGGTGCTGGAACTGCTGGCCGAGACCGGGCTGCCGGACCCGGACCGGATGGTGCGGTCCTACCCGCACCAGCTCTCCGGCGGGCAGCGGCAGCGGGTGGTGCTGGCGATCGCCCTGGCCAATGCCCCCGACCTGCTGATCTGCGACGAGCCGACCACCGCGCTGGACGTCACGGTCCAGGCCCGCGTGCTGGAGCTGATCTCGTCCCGGTCGGCGGCGGTCGACGCCGCGGTGCTGTTCATCTCGCACGACCTGGCTGTGGTCGCCTCCCTGTGCGACCGGATCCTGGTGATGTTCGACGGCCGGGTGGTGGAGGCGGGCAGCACCGTCCAGGTGCTCACCGCACCGCAACACGAGCACACGAAGCAGTTGCTGGCCGACGCCGACCTGACCGTCCGGGAGGGATCGTGA